Below is a genomic region from Pseudomonas extremaustralis.
GACGAGCGCCACCTGGCGCGCATGCTGCGCAAAAAAGCCGTGATCGACGAGCGCATTGCCAATTCCCCGAACGAATGCGGCCTGCTGCTGGTGTTGACCGGCAACGGCAAAGGCAAGAGCAGCTCGGCGTTCGGCATGCTCGCCCGCGCCATGGGCCATGGTATGCAGTGCGGTGTGGTGCAGTTCATCAAGGGGCGCAACAGTACCGGTGAAGAGCTGTTCTTCCGCCGCTTCCCCGAGCAAGTGCGTTTTCACGTCATGGGCGAAGGCTTCACCTGGGAAACCCAGGATCGCCAGCGCGATATCGCCGCCGCCGAAGCCGCCTGGGCGGTGTCCCGCCAGTTGCTGCAAGACCCGGGCATCGGCCTGGTGGTTCTGGATGAACTGAACATTGCCCTCAAGCACGGTTACCTTGATTTGGACCAGGTACTCAGCGACCTGCAAGCGCGCCCGCCGATGCAGCACGTGGTGGTCACCGGTCGTGGGGCCAAGCCTGAATTGATCGAAATGGGCGACACCGTCACCGAGATGGGCATGCTCAAGCACGCGTTCCAGGCCGGTATCAAGGCGCAGAAAGGCGTCGAACTTTGAATCAGCCCCGTCACTGCCCGGCTGTGTTGATCGCCGCTCCGGCGTCCGGCCAGGGCAAAACCACCGTCACCGCCGCACTGGCCCGTTTGCACCGCAACCTGGGGCGCAAGGTGCGCGTGTTCAAATGCGGTCCGGATTTTCTCGACCCGATGATCCATGAGCGCGCCAGCGGGGCGCCGGTGTATCAATTGGACATGTGGATGGTGGGCGAGCAGGAAAGTCGTCGCTTGCTGTGGGAAGCGGCGGGGGAGGCCGACCTGATCCTGATCGAAGGCGTGATGGGCCTGTTCGATGGCACGCCTTCCAGCGCCGACCTGGCACGACACTTTGGTGTACCGGTGTTGGCCGTGATCGACGGCACGGCCATGGCCCAGACCTTCGGGGCCCTGGCCCTTGGCCTGGCGCGCTATCAGCCGGATTTGCCGTTCGCCGGCGTGCTGGCCAACCGCGTCGGCACTTTGCGGCATGCGCAACTGCTCGAAGGCAGCCTCACCGAAGGCCTGCGCTGGTATGGCGCGTTGTCCCGCGAAACCGGGATCGAGTTGCCCAGCCGTCATTTGGGCCTGGTGCAAGCCAGTGAGCTGAATGACCTCGATGTGCGCCTGGATGCCGCCGCCCAAGCCCTGGGCAGCAGCTGTGAAGTCGCGTTGCCGCCGCCGGTGACCTTTGCCGCGCCCGCCGTGATCGAGGCCGAGCCGTTGCTGGCCGGGGTGCGCATTGCTGTGGCCCGCGACGAAGCGTTTGCCTTCACCTACGGTGCCAGCCTGGATCTGTTGCGGGCGATGGGCGCCGAGTTGTGTTTCTTCTCGCCGATCCATGATCGCCAATTGCCCGAGGCCGACAGTCTCTATCTACCCGGCGGTTACCCGGAGTTGCACCACCAGGCGCTGGCGCAAAACACGCCGATGCTCGATGCCATCCGTGCCCATCACGCGGGCGGCAAGCCCTTGCTCGCCGAATGTGGCGGCATGCTCTATCTGCTCGATTCGCTCACCGATGTCGACGGCACCCGTGCCGAACTGGTCGGCCTGCTGCAGGGCGATGCAGTGATGCAAAAGAAACTGGCGGCCCTGGCCCTGCAAAGCGTCGAGTTGCCCGAAGGCGTCCTGCGCGGGCACACCTATCATCACTCCCTGACCCGCACCGACTGGCAGCCGATTGCCCGCGGCCTGAGCCCCAATGGCGGGCGCGGGGCCGAGGCGGTGTATCGGCAGGGACGGATGACCGCGTCCTACGTGCACTTCTATTTCCCGTCCAATCCCCGAGCGGTTGCCGCGTTGTTTGCGCCCGACCTTGAGCCAGCACAGCCCCATGAGTGACAACGCTTTCCCCCAGGCCGATCGCGACGCGGTCTATCGCGCCATCGCCGAACGTCGAGATATGCGTCACTTCAGCGGCGGCAGCGTCGCCCCCGAATTGCTCCATCGTCTGCTCCAGGCCGCGCACCAGGCGCCGAGTGTCGGCTTGATGCAACCGTGGCGCTTTATCCGCATCAGCGACCGCACGCTGCGCGGCCGCATCCAGCAACTGGTGGAAGAGGAACGCGTGCGCACCGCCGAGGCGTTGGGCGAGCGTTCCGACGCGTTCATGAAGCTCAAGGTCGAAGGTATCCATGACTGCGCCGAAGTGCTGGTGGCAGCGCTGATGGACGATCGCGAGCGACATATCTTCGGGCGGCGCACCTTGCCGGAAATGGACATGGCCTCGTTGTCCTGTGCAATCCAGAATCTGTGGCTGGCCGCCCGCGTCGAGGGGCTGGGCATGGGCTGGGTCTCGCTGTTCGAACCCCTGGCCCTGGCCGATCTGCTGGGCTTGCCGCCTGGCGCCAAACCGTTGGCCGTGTTGTGCCTGGGGCCGGTGGCGGAATTTTACCCGGCGCCGATGTTGCAGCTCGAAGGCTGGACCGAACCCAAGCCGCTGAGTGACATGCTGTACGAAAATGTGTGGGGAGTGAGTCAATGAGTGTGGCCTTGCTGTGTGTCGCCGGGGTGGCGCTGGATGCGTTGCTGGGCGAACCCAGGCGCTGGCATCCGCTGGTGGTGTTCGGCAATTTCGCCGGGCGCATCGAGCAACGTTTCAACAGTGGTGGCCGTGGCTGGCGCAGCCATGGGGTGACCGCGTGGTTTATCGCGGTGGTGCCATTGACCCTGTTGGCCACGGCCTTGTCGTGGGCGCCGTATATCGGCTGGGTGTTGGAGATTCTGGCGTTGTATTGCGCCCTCGGCTTACGCAGCCTTGGCGAACATGTGATTCCCGTGGCCGAAGCGCTGCGTCGCGATGACCTGGACGGCGCGCGTCAGCGCGTGAGTTACCTGGTCAGCCGTCAGACCAGTGAACTGGACCACACCGAAGTCGCCCGCGCCGCCACCGAGTCAGTGTTGGAAAACGGCAGCGATGCGGTGTTTGCCGCGTTGTTCTGGTTTGTCGTCGCTGGTGTGCCGGGGGTGGTGCTGTACCGTCTGAGCAATACCCTCGACGCCATGTGGGGTTATCGCAACGAACGCTTTGAACGCTTTGGCTGGGCCGCGGCAAAGATCGACGATGTGCTGAACTACATTCCCGCACGCCTGGTGGCTTTGACCTACGCGGTACTGGGTAAAACCCGCCTGGCCCTCCGGTGCTGGCGTACCCAGGGTCCGACCTGGGACAGCCCCAACGCCGGTCCGGTGATGGCGGCCGGCGCCGGCGCCCTGGGAGTGGAACTGGGTGGTGCGGCGATCTATCACGGCGAAGTGCACCACCGCCCGCTACTGGGCGAAGGCCCGGCGGCGGATGCCGACGCCATCGACCGAGGCTGGCAACTGGTGCAGCGCGGCGTATGGTTGTGGCTGCTGATCCTATGTATCGGGGGGCAATTTTATGCTTGAGCATGGTGGCCGATTGCGCAAAGCGTCGATCCAGTACGGAATTGCTGAGGCTGACTGGCTGGACCTGTCCAGCGGCCTGGCGCCGTGGCCCTGGCCGATTCCCGAGATTCCGCTGCGGGCCTGGGCGCGCTTGCCGGAAACCGACGATGGCCTGGAACAGGCCGCCAGCGAGTATTACGGCGCCGCGCATCTGTTGCCGGTGGCCGGTTCCCAGGCGGCGATCCAACTGTTGCCGCGACTGCGCCGTGCCGGCAAGGTCGGCGTGCTCTCGCCGTGCTATGCCGAACACGCTGAAGCCTGGCGTCGTGCCGGTTACGTGGTGCGCGAAGTGCAGGAGCAGGAAGTCGACTTCTTCCTCGACAGCCTTGACGTGCTGGTGGTGGTCAATCCCAACAACCCCACCGGTTTGAGCCTGAGCCCGCAACGCCTGCTGGACTGGCACACGCGGCTGGCCCAGCGTGGTGGTTGGTTGGTGGTGGATGAAGCCTTTATGGACGCGACCCCGCACTTGAGCCTGGCGGACCAGGCCCATCAGGTCGGCTTGATTGTGTTGCG
It encodes:
- the cobO gene encoding cob(I)yrinic acid a,c-diamide adenosyltransferase, producing the protein MTDSPERDERHLARMLRKKAVIDERIANSPNECGLLLVLTGNGKGKSSSAFGMLARAMGHGMQCGVVQFIKGRNSTGEELFFRRFPEQVRFHVMGEGFTWETQDRQRDIAAAEAAWAVSRQLLQDPGIGLVVLDELNIALKHGYLDLDQVLSDLQARPPMQHVVVTGRGAKPELIEMGDTVTEMGMLKHAFQAGIKAQKGVEL
- a CDS encoding cobyrinate a,c-diamide synthase, which codes for MNQPRHCPAVLIAAPASGQGKTTVTAALARLHRNLGRKVRVFKCGPDFLDPMIHERASGAPVYQLDMWMVGEQESRRLLWEAAGEADLILIEGVMGLFDGTPSSADLARHFGVPVLAVIDGTAMAQTFGALALGLARYQPDLPFAGVLANRVGTLRHAQLLEGSLTEGLRWYGALSRETGIELPSRHLGLVQASELNDLDVRLDAAAQALGSSCEVALPPPVTFAAPAVIEAEPLLAGVRIAVARDEAFAFTYGASLDLLRAMGAELCFFSPIHDRQLPEADSLYLPGGYPELHHQALAQNTPMLDAIRAHHAGGKPLLAECGGMLYLLDSLTDVDGTRAELVGLLQGDAVMQKKLAALALQSVELPEGVLRGHTYHHSLTRTDWQPIARGLSPNGGRGAEAVYRQGRMTASYVHFYFPSNPRAVAALFAPDLEPAQPHE
- the bluB gene encoding 5,6-dimethylbenzimidazole synthase: MSDNAFPQADRDAVYRAIAERRDMRHFSGGSVAPELLHRLLQAAHQAPSVGLMQPWRFIRISDRTLRGRIQQLVEEERVRTAEALGERSDAFMKLKVEGIHDCAEVLVAALMDDRERHIFGRRTLPEMDMASLSCAIQNLWLAARVEGLGMGWVSLFEPLALADLLGLPPGAKPLAVLCLGPVAEFYPAPMLQLEGWTEPKPLSDMLYENVWGVSQ
- the cbiB gene encoding adenosylcobinamide-phosphate synthase CbiB — its product is MSVALLCVAGVALDALLGEPRRWHPLVVFGNFAGRIEQRFNSGGRGWRSHGVTAWFIAVVPLTLLATALSWAPYIGWVLEILALYCALGLRSLGEHVIPVAEALRRDDLDGARQRVSYLVSRQTSELDHTEVARAATESVLENGSDAVFAALFWFVVAGVPGVVLYRLSNTLDAMWGYRNERFERFGWAAAKIDDVLNYIPARLVALTYAVLGKTRLALRCWRTQGPTWDSPNAGPVMAAGAGALGVELGGAAIYHGEVHHRPLLGEGPAADADAIDRGWQLVQRGVWLWLLILCIGGQFYA
- the cobD gene encoding threonine-phosphate decarboxylase CobD; its protein translation is MLEHGGRLRKASIQYGIAEADWLDLSSGLAPWPWPIPEIPLRAWARLPETDDGLEQAASEYYGAAHLLPVAGSQAAIQLLPRLRRAGKVGVLSPCYAEHAEAWRRAGYVVREVQEQEVDFFLDSLDVLVVVNPNNPTGLSLSPQRLLDWHTRLAQRGGWLVVDEAFMDATPHLSLADQAHQVGLIVLRSFGKFFGLAGVRLGFVLAERRLLKLLAEQVGPWAVSGPTRVLGQACLRDTAGQARQRARCIEAGQRLHALLERHGFQPQGGCALFQWLITPHAERLHEFMAQRGILLRLFVHDSSLRFGLPDTEAHWQRLDDALGAYKDAS